In the genome of Hippoglossus hippoglossus isolate fHipHip1 chromosome 9, fHipHip1.pri, whole genome shotgun sequence, the window CAATGAGTTATCATATATTACATAAATTTACTTTGAGATGTGCATATTCACGCGTATGTTCgttcatttatatacagtatgtcgTCAATCTGTCAAATCCTCTGCTTGTGAGGAGCGAGACAGAGCGTGAGTGAAAGCGAGCTGATGAACGCAGCTCCAGACCAAGGCCCCAGCATGTGAAAACCTCCCACCTCCATTTCTGCAATTATGTAGCTGTCATCTCTGCTCCGATCAGCACTCTAAAAAGCACCGCGAGGAATTAACGAGAAACTCCTGTCGCCTCTCACCTTGATCACAGGCCAATTACTCCCTCGGATGGATTACATACGAGGTACATCTTTAAGACGTCCCTGGTCAGATTCCCACAGAAACGCAAGTTAAGAAAGAACACATATAACAACTGACACCAAGTCGGGTTCAGCGGATCAGACGACGTCTGTTTCAATGTTGGCAGCACCTCGCACCAACTGTACAAGTTGTGAGCGCGAGTGTGACACCTCAGTTCAGTTGGAGAATTCAGGGTTGAATGCACATTTGGCCAAACCGCAAcggaagcgtgtgtgtgtatggggggaATAGGATGGAGCGCGCCTGTTAGACCACAACAGGACACTAAAAATGAGTTTAACCACACCTctcctttttgtgtgtgtgtgtgtgtgtgtgtgtgtaagagggagagagaaataacGAAAAACTTTGAGGGGGGCTTTGTCACACATGTGCATCTTGAAGTGCTTCAACCGTGGCACCTACAGAGGCCGAGTGCAACTCGTCCCCCAGGTATGACCTCAGATGTCCCTCAACGACTCTGAAATAGCAAAAAAGCAGTTTATCGGAATCTCAGATCAAATGTCGTTCTCTACGTGTTACTTTCATACAGCGGCAACACAGACCCCAGGGTGAGCTGTGTTTAATTTTGGTACTTCCTCTAAATGGTTGACACCAGACCTGCCCCACAGCCCGGCGTGAGAAGCAGCATTAAGAGGAAGAGAATGGAAATGAACTCGACCTGATATCACGTCATCAGCTGCAGCCGTTATTGAAGGCAACCGTCCTAAAATCAGGGCGATGGAGCCTCAGAACGGACAGATTAGAGTCACTGTCCTTGCTTCATTAGCTCAATTAGCGAGTGATTTTTACTTTTGAAGCGCTTAGTGACTGGCCTGTGCCGCTCGTGATCACAGTCATCTTGCACATAATTGACTGGGCCGCCGCCATCTTCACAGGGTGGCAATACACAGATGTCTGATTAACCGTCACCGAGATGAAGTCCGTGTCATCTTGACCAAAGTGTGTATTAATTTCTCTCTATGGCTCagtctcttttattttattcatttgtacaGAAACACTGATGTACTTCCTGCTGGGTTATTTACTAAAGCGTGTGTATGcgtgcggtgtgtgtgtgttttatgtgtgtgtgcggtctCATTCATCTGGCTCCACATGCACCCACTCAGTCGCACAAAGGGCCAGCCATGAGAATAAGGGAGCGGGAAAACTgaagaggcagctgcctctttGCCAATGTGAGATCGACACTGGAACGAAGAGGGTccaatacaaaacacacacgtgcatccATATGCATCACACTCGTGCATAAGCAGTCGTGTCTCACAGGGTGTCAGGTCGTATTGTGCCTATGTCAACGCTTATAATGTGACAGAAAAATGGTACTGATGTTGAATCATGGATGTAAAATTGTCTACAGTAAAACATACAATAACTCATACACACTCTCGGTTGTTAACATCAACTTATACATGCTCACACATTACACAtgccagcagacacacacacacacacacaccggcagtcacacacactgttgttcttgttttctgtcagacggtctcattttctctcaccGCTAGCGGTCGTTTACTCTTCAGATTGTTGAAATTGAGCTTTTTAGACTTTTCATttccaaacaacaaaaacctcGCTCTCAAATTAAACAAAGATCAGCGAAGGGAAATTGCCCAGGAAGACATCTGCGACTCATTTTCCCCCGGAGTATATGATTAGGAAATTCATTTATGTCTAACGTATAATTCCTGCCCGTCTTTCAAGTGGGATCGTCCACACAGTGCCCTGTGTTCTACCCCGTggaagaaggaaggagaagTAAGGGGAAAAACAGCCTGCGGCATTGGGTTAGAAACAAAGACTATGTTGCTTGCAAGAATGCTCCActctcaattttttttaatgacgtTGCTAGGATTTCGCCCCACcggttttttttacagagaaatGGGTGCTGCACTTGGCCCTCTGTAGTTAAGGGAACGCAGATCTGGTGGCAACCCCAAGGCAGGGTCTTTGTCTGGAAGAACCACATGTGTTTAACTCTGATGGCCAAATGATGGGTCCCATCCCTCTGTGGTCTTGCTACCCGTAATTAGACGTTTTTACACGACTCACTGGCTGTTGCAGGGCACATGTAGCCTTAACTGACAGTGACAGAGGTGGAGGGTGAGGTCCTCTCCAGTGGATGCCTTCATTGTGTGACTGCCAAACAAACAGCGGCGATCCTCAAGGCGGAAACAGTCGTCTGTTTGAGTATCTGTTAATGACGCTCTCATGAAGCGCCATCGACGAGTCTGCTCTGACTGGTGAGCTCATAAAATATTCTACCACAGGAAGAGcagatgagacagaaacactggaaatgAGCACGAGGTGAAAATGGATTCCCGTAGTTCTTAATTAGGCTCCACCATCATGGACAGCAGGATCTCCAAGATTCATTAAACTTTTGTAACAGGTTTAATAACATGTAGCTGTGCTTTCGGCTCAGAGACCATTCAGGGGCAGAGGTATATTTaatatctttctttctctttcaggaaATGGATATGGGAACCACCGCAACTCGCCTGGTCTGCTGGTCTCTCCGGGCGGCATGAACAAGAACATGCAGGCAAAGTCTCCCCCGCCCATGAACTTGGGCATGAACAATCGCAAACCAGACCTACGTGTGCTCATCCCTCCCGGCGCCAAGAACAACATGCCCTCCATCGTGAGTAATCTTTTCATCCCCTCATTTCTTACCATCGTTCCCTCCTTTGACCGCCCTCCGTTCCCTGTTGTACATCCTCCCATCTTTAAGGTTACTGtggtttatttcctctctcGTCCTCTTTGCTGCTTCCAGCTCTTCGTATCAGACTTGGTGCGATGAGGTTAACTTTAGGCACATTTCTTGTTTTCAAATGTGCCTCTGCATTTTCTTGAATCAACAACTGTCctcttcaaaatgtatttttccccAAGACTGATATATTTCATCAGCTGtatttgtttcctctctttctgaTAAGGCTTTTTAGTGAGTTATAGTTAGCATCTTCCTTTTTCACACTAGTTCTGTTCCCTTGGTCCTAGAGCAGCTCCATCCCTAGATTCACCAGTATTTCTCTATTCTCACTCAGTATTTCTCTATTCTCACTCACTAATTTGAATTTATCACCCTCCCCTTTTAATGCCACCAGTCTGAGGATGTTGACCTGCTTTTGGTAAGTTGGACTGCCACTCAAATTTAGAAATCAAAACCCCCCTAGTAGGGCCTGTAGAGTCTGAAACTTAGCATAATGTTCCTTGTAGAACGGAGAGCAGTCACCTGAGTGTAACCTCTTAATGATTGTTACAGACAGATACAGGATGTCATAGGCAAGTGGTTCCGACTTCACTGTAACTTTAACCTTTATTGTTGCTGACTGCGCTGAAGACGCCAATGTCACATGACATTTTGTGAGGGCACATACTGCCACCCAGTGGTGCATCAGAGTAAAATCAGCCTGGCCTCTTTATCTTGCCTCAGCCTTCGTCAATACTCTCTTCCCACCACTCCCTCCTACATCAATACATCTGCATATAACGTTACAGgctcacagttttatttatcagaATATAGAAATGAACATCAACACAAAATTACACTATGATTTTGCACCAAACCTCAGTTATATTCCGCCCCGACCATCCCCTCTGCCACAGTAAAGTGCCTCTCCCTTGCCGTCGCTACCCTGCGTTGCTGTGGAGACTGATGGTGTTACTATAGCGACAGTGCGCCCTCGGAAAGGGTGGTAAATGATAGGGTTGGCAGGGTTCAGCCGTGCCGCACGTCAAGTGATTAATTTCCCCAGAAGTTGgcatcacattcattttctcagcATCTGttgagtgaaagaaagaaatggaaaagaaaaagaaaaaaaaactttctgggcttgtcacagttttttgtttgttttgtctgggAGGTGATTTCATGTTCTAACGCtgtttccatctctctttcctctctgtgcCGTCTCTTTATCTGTCTCAGAACCAGAGAATAAACAACTCTCAGTCGGCTCAGTCACTGGCCACCCCTGTGGTATCAGTAGCAACTCCCACTCTACCAGGACAAGGCATGGGCGGTTACCCATCTGCCATCTCTACTTCTTATGGTACCGGTACGTATCTTATCACCGTCAGCGTAAAGTTCTCATTTTCCCATCAACGCCGGATAATTCTCTGTTAATTACCTTGAATATTTTAGataatgtgatgtgttttcctTCAGTTCTTACAAAACCCATATATTCCAAACAATTTCGTTTTGTTTAAGGGGatttaaatcagtaaaaatTTACTCATTTGAAATGCATGTGATGCTTTTTGAAAATCTCCTTTCCTAATTTAAATGTTATACAGCTTTATGACAGCAGAGGGCGCTCTTGTCCCACTCACTAGACACAGACCCAGCACTTCTCAGTGAGGCTCTTTGACCTTCCTTGAACAACCTAtaatcttcatcctcctcttcatttccCCTGCGTGTTTGTACACAGAGTATTCCCTGAATAGTGCGGATCTGTCCTCCCTGTCCGGCTTCAACAGCGGCAGCTCCCTTCACCTTGGCTCAATGAGTGGGTGGCAACAGCAACACCTTCAGAACATGCAGCATTCAGCCCTCGGCCAGCTAGGGTGAGTGACAAGGTGTTGTGAAATGCATGATGTGGTACATGACTCATCACTAGAGATTCACCACACTCAAGAGAGTCACTGTTTTCAACTCGCAAGGTCCAACACGAATATGACACCTCGCTGTTTTCATGAGTTTGAGTGCGTGTGTCACATTTGCAGACTGACATTAAACATCACGttgtttctctgtcactctgtaACCCCTCTGTGTTTGCTTTCCTTCCGACAGAAATTGCTCTAACTCTCACTTATGTCAGGGTTCAAATCTCTCCCTGCCCTCTGCTCAAAGCCTGCACATCAAGTCCGAACCTGTTTCTCCTCCCAGAGATCGCACCAACAGCACATCGGGGGTCTACGGCGGCGGGGTACAACCTACCCACAACACCTCGTCCCGCCAGGACTCGGGACGCTCCCCAGTTGATAGCCTGAGCAGCTGTAGCAGCTCCCACGAGGGCAGCGACCGCGACGAGCACAGGAATGAGTTCCACTCACCTCTGGGACTGTCCCGGCCCGCCCTGGATGAACGCGAGAGCCCCTCCATCAAGCGGGTGCGCCTGTCAGAAGGATGGGCGACATGATAgctctgtcctctctcccttGCCCCGAGTTGccctgagccccccccccgaCAACGCATCGTCACAGTGCCCCCCAAAGtcagctccctcctcttccGCCTCTCACTTTACGTGACGAGTCACTCACCACCCAACCCCATGGCCTCCCCCCTTTTATCTCTTCAACGCTGAAGGAAAGAGAAGGGATGACCCTTTTCAAAAATCTGTTTGTaatttcttttcccttttggtttctttttgctgagtgtgtgtgtgcgtgtgtgcgtgtgtgtgtgtgtgtgtgtgtgtgtgctatacATATTGACATTATATATACCAGTGGGGTGTTGTAATGGGGGGTTTGGGAGGGTGGGTGTTGATTGGGATAGGATCAGGGGGGTATTTTTGTTGGGGAACTATGCATAAATTGTATTGTGTGTGGATAAAAAGAATCACGTATGCATATATCtttacacgtgtgtgtatgtgtacatatatgcatatcaacaaataaacaaaaaaatagtcAGGTACTCTGTTTCATAAAACGTACGTACAATTTGCCTCAGCGATATATCAGTGAGTAGAgacgaaaaaaaagaaagaaaaaaaaacattaacatgagtgtgagtgtgtccaGTGGAAAACACCTTAGCACTTGAGTTGGACAGACAATACATGTGTACAGTGTCGGTTTCATTGCTATATACCTTCTCTGCAGTTCTCCCTTGCAAAAATGTGTGTTACCATTAGATGATGTCATGTTGCAGGTTCAACGTATTTATGTAAATAGAGGGTGACGGGGGGGACGGGCAGGGGTCGAGTTGCCAGACGTTACAAGGTTTATTTACTCACTAAATGAGGAGCTTTTATGCAACATTTGAAGGATTGTACAGGTAAACAGACGAATCTGATGCTAAACGTGTGGGACCTTCGGCCATTTTAGCGCTCCCCTTAAAGACAGGAGCTGCACGAGGACCACCCCATTGATCTAAGAGCTACGTTAGTGTAATCAAGAAAACTCTCGATCTAGTATTAACTATTCAgtattaacaaacaaaaaaagaagaaaaataaaaaacaattgtaCGATACACTTGCTTATATTTTCATATGAAAGGAATACAATGCAAAGCATTTTTGTGGCTTTTTGTAGTTTCTATAAGCcagaatgtgtttttgataGCTTTGCTAATAAGAGatggatagttcacccagagGGGAAGTGACAGGGCCTCGGAGCCCTAAGCCATGAAAAACAGACTGAGATCCAATGCTTTGCTGAACTGTTTTATCTTTGTagaggtttgtttttaaacgtGTATTtctaattatatataataatggtaatattaagaatcttttaaaaaaaaaaatctgtgaaattaACATGCTTGTGTATAGCTTtctaatatataaatatatataataatgatttttttttttttttggttggttTCTTAGTGGAGTTTCTATGTGCAGATGCACATTTTGTCtggtttgtttaatttgagCCCTGAGCAGTGCTGTTTTCGGGGGTGTACTTATAGTCTAACCTTAAAAAACCAGCCGGAGAGCGTGGCCAGAGTTTGTGTGACGGAGCAGAGTCGGACCTGAACGCTGAAATAACAGCCTGTTAGTGGAAAATGTCACGAGACTGGAACTGGGGATGACAGAATTGAACACTGACACACGATGTACATTATTGTCACTCTGATGAGGAGATATGACCGGGCCTCAGTCCACATCcacattcattttcatgcaTCAGATATTTCATTCGTAACATTAATTACCTAATTCAATATAGTTAATCtcatcagacatgtttttgACATTATCGGTTTTCTTCTTCACCACGATCTCAAGCGTGTGCTCAGGATGTTGCACGAGCCCAGAGCCAATCCATACAATTTTCTATTTGAATCatcgtttttttcccccgtaATATGATTTTTGAAAGTGCATTGTGATTAATTATCCCCAATCATCAGTCTGTGTTGATTCCTCATGTTCCGCTCTTCGAAGCAGGGTTCCACATCATGTACCCCGTGTCACTGACGGCTCGGCTtcagacacacagggacaaaTTGGTCACGCTGGTTTTGGGAGAAGCACAATGGTTTATTTTAgataaaacagctgttttgatttttctctttttttaaacaacaaaacTAGCCACATATCTCTCCGCCTCCCACTCCCGTATCTGCTGTCACTTAAGTGTTATGATATTTCTGTGTGCATAATTCATGCAGGTTCACTTTGTTGTTACTGTATACAGTCTGTGTAGTCGAAAAGGGGCAGAGCCTCTATAAcggtgttctctctctctcttctctctctctttttttttaaattcaatacaaaaggctgagaaaaaaatattcatatatataaacatgatgTTTCAGGCAGCATAAGTGTGGAGAAACCAAAGCCAGtggcatttattttttttgtgttgtaaactcaacttttattttcacattcatttaTGGTTTTTTGCAAGCAttgaaacaacacaataaaaagaaTTTGCTCAAATGTAGAATTGGTTTCACATTTCAATTTCAGTCAAATGTAGCGTTCAGTTGTCTTTTACCAAACCACAGTGTTTTACCTGTTCTGTTGCTCATTCGTCTCCCTGTGCATTGCATTGAACGGTttatacagaaaaagaaatattgTATCTGCaatttttattcactttaaatCAACAGAATCGTTCAGGCCTGGTGGTGTGAAACGCTTGTGtgatcaaaacacatttacacacttaTTATCATTGAATTAATGCAAACATGTCCTGCTTGTTGTGTCGTTTTGACATTAATTCTAACCAAAGACATGGAGAAAACTTGTCTTTAtatcttcttttctgtttctttttgtgttttgttaaaatCGGAAGCCATTCTTTTCCATCATCTGTTGATCAGTTGTTCTCTGTCGTTCTGTTATTACAGACTAAATGTTGGTACCTCAAATTTGACCCAGGCAGTACCTCAGCTGATGTTTTTGATAAGTCACCTGCAGTGCAAAGGGGAGACCATACACCTGTACAGCCATGTGTAGTGACATACCATTGCTTAAGGTCCCAGTATTCACACGGGATTCTCTGTTGCTCCATCGTGTTTGTGGTTTATTTAAGTTGTATTCAGAAGctgaaaaggattttttttttttttttaaatgagtaacatgttaaaatgcttaaaaaaaaaagtcagtctGTAGTATCAATGTAGCTTGTATAAACCTGAAAATGGGGGAGGTTTGGAACTAATGTTTTCTGGAAACGCAAGAGCGGCTTTCAGCGGCAAAAGCTGGCCTTTGTCGCCACTTAAGACTAAGATggtattaaattaaatccacaTCTCTGTAACTCAAGGGACTTGATTCAGCTGTATGTAGTGAAAACGTATGGGGGATGAAATAAAAGTCTCCTCTGCTGGAGGGAAAGGCTATTTGTATTTTGCAGAGATTTCAGTAAAGTTACTGGCTTTCTTAGTTATCCTGATATGACTTGGTGtgatttcattgtgtttgactGGTTCCTGCATGCACTCCAGAAACACTGGTTCCTGCAGACtcaaacaaataacacacatgTTCATACTTTTGCATGAAACTCTGCCAGGAGTGGTTCAGATAACCGCTTCATGTCAAGAAAAAGTGTATAAACTACATGACACTGAAACAATGACAATGgcatcattttcacatttgctTCTTTGCATTTACCATAAAACAAATCCGACACTTTGCCATAAATATTCATGCAAAAAAggcttttatttgacatttaaagcTGAGGTTTATCTCACTTAAATTTACAGTAGCATCATCTTTCTCAGTAATACAttagactacacacacacagtgcacatgGATCTTCAATTCACaatgagagggggaaaaaacatacacacactgttcatAAGTAATCTCGGAACACAGGGAGCTGCAAATCTGAGGGATGTGAAAAAttcccctgacacacacacacacacacacacatgagaagaaagaaagaaagaaagaaaagagaacaatcactgaaatctctctttttctttcctcactgGTTTCTTCCTAACGACCATGTGAGAATTTGTGCAGCTTTGTATACGAgaattgctttttttaaaattacataGGCAGTGGCTGATTAATATCTGACTTGTGACAACCCAACAATCAGTGACAACAgttgtttattgtgtgttgATGGTTGTGTGATTCCAGTTTAGTGATTGCAGAGAAGAGACACCCCCCCCTGTGGTTCTGACGCGTCTTTGTTGAGgcctttgtgtttctcttctttccaacaacataaacacaccacGTGTAATTTTTCTTAACCTAGAAACCATCAGAGATTTAATATGAGGGACACTCTTGACATTGAGAATCGATACAGATGAAAACCAATAATCAAACGAAACCGTTCTGATGCTGAAATTCGATACCGAGCTTTCCGAGCCTTTTATTCGTTTTCCCAATGCACCGTCACTGCATCGTCTTTTTGTAAAAATAAGAATGATCTTTTAtcagacttttgtttttatttcatcaatttTTTTCGTTAGAATTTGAAAAGATACGTCGAAGCCTGTCGTTTTGAGATTTCTATTTTATTCACATCACGTAGTTAAATGCGAATTAAAGCTTTGAAGTGAAGATGCGCTCCAATGCGTTTTGGAAACACACACGTGGAAACTCTTGGAGCCACATCGCTTCTTATTTAATCCAACCAACGagattaaatcagtttttaaaaagactgTAAGATGAAGTACATTAAAAACACTTCGTTTTATATCTGCATCCATTTGAATCATTTGAAATGTAGGTATCTGTGGCAATACAAAGTAGCAATGTCTTTTATTTGAGATTTTGCAATTACGCTTTAATTCCATTAATTGATCATTTTCAATCTAAAAGTCGTATTAGGTGTTTATTTGTCAgtgtactgtgtatatatataggTCTAggtatatagatatataggtGTATAGGTATATAGATTGGAGTCGAGTTTTCCTTTACaatgtgaaaaacagaaaatataccAAAAATAACTCATTGTAAAATAAGGTTGTGTCATAAAGTTGCATATTTTGTaacacatttagttttattatattatatatttgttatatctCACAAAAAGCCTCGTTGTAACCACAAGAACAAAAACGCACCTTTATCATCTTTTAATTGTGGAATAGGATTTTGAAATTCACATTAAATCCTGACTGGCTTCTATCGAGCACAAACTTTGACAGTATTCTTGATGGTGCCTGTGAGCCTCCGCTGCTAAACAGTGGATCTTGtggatttgtattatttttgctCTCACTTACATTCCTGCAGGGGCTGAGGTTATATTTGAATTCTCGTGGGAAACTGTGCGTCCCCTCAGGTTTTAATTTAACTCCATGACACCCCCCTCCTGCTTTATCACATTAAACCTGAGAGCAGTGAATTAAAGGGTTTATTCGAGGAGCCTGCGTGTATACAgtcactgtatataaacaccacATGTTTATTATCTGTCAGAAATAATGTGACAGCAGTTCTCACGGATTCTCAGATGGTCCGACTGACGCAAACACACATGGAGATTTGAACTGAACCGTTAGAAAGACAAAGACCAGAGGTAAATAATCAAAAGGTGCACGGCGAGAAGAAAAATGTgattatacataaataataatgataaattaaTTCATTGCAATTATAGTCTAAAATAGTAgccatttaaaaagtaaagcatgaatgttttacaaatacaaattcattTGACAGTTTCTGTAAAATCTGTACACGTCAGTACTTTAGAAAAGTCTTATGTAACTAATTTTGGCTTTCAACAACTTCAATGCATTTCTCGATTGTTCacgtcttttaaaaaaaaatatgatcatTTAATGTGGATGAgcggatggggggggggatgttcaGGTGCACGTGCACTTCACTGACCGTGGAGGATGTTTGTCTCCCCGTCATCGACTCTCTCCAaactcaccactagatgtcaccgTTTAGTCGTCTAGCTGACAGGCTCCTaaccttcatcctcctcctcctcctcctcctcctcctcctcctcctcctcctcctgctcctcactgtctgtctccaACACCATTCATGGAGACGGAGCAGACGTGAATCAGCCTCAGTGCGACACTCACTGCCTCAccaacatttttatatattaggTGATGAACAGTGGAGATAATGTGGGGACTCTTCATCCCTCATCATTTACATAGCCTGCAGGTTCACGATTAGATTCTACTTGCAGTAATAAAAGAACACCAATAGTATCAATagtgacaataataataataataataataataataataataataataataataataataataataataataatcgtaGAGTTGAGGATTCTTACAGTATTTGCTCCCTGTTCTGTTCCTGAGTTCACGGTGCAGGAGACACCTCGCACATTACAGCTGAAAGTGTTGAACTGAAAAAaagcctcttcttcttcttcttcttctttgtttctaCTGTTTAGTCCAGATTCGCAGGTTTCTGATACAAACTGcacattttaattcatgatTCAATGTAGactataatttacatttttagacCCTTTGGTTATTTCTGAAAAGAAAAGTACAGCACGTGCTGCATGGCCTCATTATGAGATTCATATTTCATCAgatataaatatgataaatggCTGGCATCACATCTCCTTGCAtttgaaagttaaaataaaaatggcgaactcttttattttgtttttctctgttttcacatCACACGTTCTTATCTTATCGTTTCGTGTAATCTGTATAACAGCTGTTTTTTTGCACGCGGCTGTATAATCACTATTATATTAAATTCATGTTATTGTATGATCGGCAGGAGATAAGCCGGTGTCTATGAATTCTTCTGTCCAACACTCGATCCAACAGAGAACCACTCGGGCTGTTGTTCTCTCTCACTGCCACTAacgacctgtgtgtgtgtgtgtgtgagatatttagagtttttacataataaaaGGTGAGTAAAGAGTAAAATCAAATGTCTGCCTCTCCCAAAGAAAAGTGATTTTAACGAATcactctattttattttatttattacattggTTTTGTGAGATCGTCAATAAACAAGCACATCGTGAAATTAAACTCTATCTTATTGGAAtaattgtggtttcattttGTCAATAGCAAGAGTGTGATAGTTATTTaagaggtgtgtttttctttttaggaAATACGAAGGTGTGTGTCACCTTCATATTTTGGGAGATGTGCCCAATACAAAGGAAGGTGCTGAGTGGAGTATTTAAACGCATCCTATAACATTAAGTAACATCCTAATATTTTTGCTGCAGGTAACGAGAGGGctaaacatttctttttaacGTGGGGAGCTCTGGATAGGTGGAGTGACGGACTCCTGTGGCTACTGAATGTCTTTACGCGCAGCCAGCCTGACCACTGGTGTTCAGCCACGAGCCGTTTAAGACAGAGCAAGGTTCGATGGCGAGGGGAGTAGCCTGCGTGGGTCCGCGTGGATCTGCTttggcagaggaaacaaaaagttTGCCCCGCTGGAAAAACGTCCCACCAAACTTCATGGAGAGGTCGCGCGTAATGGCGAGCAACGCGTaacgcagcagcagcctgagtgGAGTTTTTGGTAATTGGAGGTGAGTTGAAATGTTTGGACTCAGGTTCACTTTGGTTTCGTggagacacacatacatgcagcGAGTGCGCTTtcatataaaaaggaaaaaaataagtaCTTGTTAGTGTTGGAAATGTCTCTCTTCTATTTCCTTTGACGCGATGATTGGAGACATATCCTCCCTGCGCACTGCACTCGCATGCGCGCGCTGGCACCGGTGCGCGCGTGCACGGCCGCCGAGAAGACAGCCTGAGAAATCGTTGCCTTAAATGTC includes:
- the mef2cb gene encoding myocyte enhancer factor 2cb isoform X1 produces the protein MGRKKIQITRIMDERNRQVTFTKRKFGLMKKAYELSVLCDCEIALIIFNSTNKLFQYASTDMDKVLLKYTEYNEPHESRTNSDIVETLRKKGLNGCDSPDPDADDSVGHSPESEDKYRKINEDIDLMISRQRLCALSKKENKGGESPELESALILTPRTEEKYKQINEEFDHMIKTHKIPQAVPPSSYDMPVSIPVSNQNNLIYSHPGGSLGNHNLLPLAHHGLQRNSMSPGVTHRPPSAGGLMGADLTTGAGTSAGNGYGNHRNSPGLLVSPGGMNKNMQAKSPPPMNLGMNNRKPDLRVLIPPGAKNNMPSINQRINNSQSAQSLATPVVSVATPTLPGQGMGGYPSAISTSYGTEYSLNSADLSSLSGFNSGSSLHLGSMSGWQQQHLQNMQHSALGQLGNCSNSHLCQGSNLSLPSAQSLHIKSEPVSPPRDRTNSTSGVYGGGVQPTHNTSSRQDSGRSPVDSLSSCSSSHEGSDRDEHRNEFHSPLGLSRPALDERESPSIKRVRLSEGWAT
- the mef2cb gene encoding myocyte enhancer factor 2cb isoform X2, yielding MGRKKIQITRIMDERNRQVTFTKRKFGLMKKAYELSVLCDCEIALIIFNSTNKLFQYASTDMDKVLLKYTEYNEPHESRTNSDIVETLRKKGLNGCDSPDPDADDSVGHSPESEDKYRKINEDIDLMISRQRLCALSKKENKGGESPELESALILTPRTEEKYKQINEEFDHMIKTHKIPAVPPSSYDMPVSIPVSNQNNLIYSHPGGSLGNHNLLPLAHHGLQRNSMSPGVTHRPPSAGGLMGADLTTGAGTSAGNGYGNHRNSPGLLVSPGGMNKNMQAKSPPPMNLGMNNRKPDLRVLIPPGAKNNMPSINQRINNSQSAQSLATPVVSVATPTLPGQGMGGYPSAISTSYGTEYSLNSADLSSLSGFNSGSSLHLGSMSGWQQQHLQNMQHSALGQLGNCSNSHLCQGSNLSLPSAQSLHIKSEPVSPPRDRTNSTSGVYGGGVQPTHNTSSRQDSGRSPVDSLSSCSSSHEGSDRDEHRNEFHSPLGLSRPALDERESPSIKRVRLSEGWAT
- the mef2cb gene encoding myocyte enhancer factor 2cb isoform X5, with the protein product MGRKKIQITRIMDERNRQVTFTKRKFGLMKKAYELSVLCDCEIALIIFNSTNKLFQYASTDMDKVLLKYTEYNEPHESRTNSDIVEALSKKENKGGESPELESALILTPRTEEKYKQINEEFDHMIKTHKIPQAVPPSSYDMPVSIPVSNQNNLIYSHPGGSLGNHNLLPLAHHGLQRNSMSPGVTHRPPSAGGLMGADLTTGAGTSAGNGYGNHRNSPGLLVSPGGMNKNMQAKSPPPMNLGMNNRKPDLRVLIPPGAKNNMPSINQRINNSQSAQSLATPVVSVATPTLPGQGMGGYPSAISTSYGTEYSLNSADLSSLSGFNSGSSLHLGSMSGWQQQHLQNMQHSALGQLGNCSNSHLCQGSNLSLPSAQSLHIKSEPVSPPRDRTNSTSGVYGGGVQPTHNTSSRQDSGRSPVDSLSSCSSSHEGSDRDEHRNEFHSPLGLSRPALDERESPSIKRVRLSEGWAT
- the mef2cb gene encoding myocyte enhancer factor 2cb isoform X4 → MGRKKIQITRIMDERNRQVTFTKRKFGLMKKAYELSVLCDCEIALIIFNSTNKLFQYASTDMDKVLLKYTEYNEPHESRTNSDIVETLRKKGLNGCDSPDPDADDSVGHSPESEDKYRKINEDIDLMISRQRLCAVPPSSYDMPVSIPVSNQNNLIYSHPGGSLGNHNLLPLAHHGLQRNSMSPGVTHRPPSAGGLMGADLTTGAGTSAGNGYGNHRNSPGLLVSPGGMNKNMQAKSPPPMNLGMNNRKPDLRVLIPPGAKNNMPSINQRINNSQSAQSLATPVVSVATPTLPGQGMGGYPSAISTSYGTEYSLNSADLSSLSGFNSGSSLHLGSMSGWQQQHLQNMQHSALGQLGNCSNSHLCQGSNLSLPSAQSLHIKSEPVSPPRDRTNSTSGVYGGGVQPTHNTSSRQDSGRSPVDSLSSCSSSHEGSDRDEHRNEFHSPLGLSRPALDERESPSIKRVRLSEGWAT